One Vanessa cardui chromosome 23, ilVanCard2.1, whole genome shotgun sequence DNA segment encodes these proteins:
- the LOC124539906 gene encoding retinol dehydrogenase 14: MIVAEAWKANYLFWILPVVLLLGLLALLALFAIFFALRLYAKLTCGQYQAKTRMDGKTVIVTGCTSGIGKETAKELAKRGARVIMACRSMEKAEKVQDEIVQSTKNANVVVKKLDLSSFESIRTFAEDINKTEKALDVLIHNAGYAETFKKNISEDGIELTMATNHYGPFLLTHLLINLLKKSSPSRIVVVASSLYRLASVNLDNPNPLNTMPGYLYYVSKEANILFTRELARRLEGTGVTANCLHPGLIDTGIWRNVPAPLSWGLGLINTLFFKTPVQGCQTSVMLAVDENLSKVNGEYFSDCQISSLSSSASDMSRARKLWEISEKMVKLEENDPRI, translated from the exons ATGATTGTCGCAGAGGCCTGGAAAGCAAATTACCTATTTTGGATATTACCGGTTGTATTACTTCTCGGTTTACTGGCATTGCTCGCTCTATTTGCCATCTTCTTCGCCCTTCGTTTGTACGCTAAACTTACGTGTGGACAATACCAAGCAAAAACCAGGATGGACGGAAAGACGGTAATCGTCACTGGATGTACAAGTGGTATTGGAAAGGAAACTGCTAAAGAATTAGCTAAAAGAGGTGCCAGGGTTATCATGGCTTGCAGGAGTATGGAAAAGGCGGAAAAAGTTCAAG ATGAAATCGTGCAATCGACAAAAAACGCAAATGTCGTAGTTAAAAAACTAGATCTCAGTTCATTCGAATCCATAAGAACTTTTGCTGAAGACATCAACAAAACCGAGAAAGCGTTAGACGTCTTAATCCACAACGCAGGATACGcagaaaccttcaagaaaaacaTCTCGGAAGACGGAATTGAATTGACAATGGCGACCAATCATTATGGACCATTTTTACTAACTCATCTCCTTATAAACTTGTTAAAGAAAAGTTCTCCATCAAGAATTGTTGTCGTTGCTTCATCACTTTACCGTTTGGCATCCGTAAACTTGGACAACCCAAATCCATTGAACACGATGCCAGGATATTTGTACTACGTGTCCAAGGAAGCCAATATTCTCTTTACCAGGGAACTGGCCAGACGTCTGGAGGGAACAGGCGTCACTGCTAATTGTTTACATCCTGGTTTAATCGACACTGGAATTTGGCGTAACGTGCCAGCACCATTGAGTTGGGGTTTGGGTTTGATAAATACTCTTTTCTTCAAGACTCCTGTCCAAGGGTGCCAAACATCTGTAATGTTGGCTGTAGATGAGAACCTTTCGAAAGTCAATGGGGAATATTTCTCTGATTGCCAAATAAGCTCGCTATCTTCTTCAGCCAGCGATATGAGTAGAGCAAGAAAATTGTGGGAGATTTCGGAAAAAATGGTCAAATTAGAAGAGAACGATCCaagaatttaa
- the LOC124539913 gene encoding uncharacterized protein LOC124539913: MATILMQRDLVVTLKKETNLNIGLLSKLHPMLPDLSHLIFKDNALDKPTQNLFNHLSYYLVSIVDSHVHASLTWPLYDTKAERIYRNELSIFISDYSSKGLLTHVMSSYLVNPGCFKVTVLLFQLSQLAVNRLLVSKIIKDSKKTLYNTMTDKYKSQEKEGFVECIEKETDIMLSKFSNYLCKRQIMEKSAALFRKRITEMESKMCSLNAQGYINNLVDNFINNNALEDNFKNDLLKIKNVNEHPMFFQNWLMETDKKLNNLETEWNSKVSPLLTRCKSIVQNTEEIIHRHTGQVQKSSYMIEYDPKTDSICTSELQNQVNSQQKYILRNLEKDGVQNFPNLIRAFLISICFILKNNEIGDEIYNFNKYLEGGEKNFKEVVSALKVLIERVLNAEAKLQSIPIAYDDMVSIKDYPEIPPMPDLSELKMNRDQYQVFFDTFTPLNLYKHKFNLRKRTSGNFLKPQPKSLITPFYQASKEDFMKSLISCRVSSYDIANTTHNNHNMSVISNIKVNETISECASGFTKQQIIRLLSTKKSSSSKKFKYKQERPDINIKKGGLFNESVNSNESNGLFRSYSSPNLFENREKRSLNNIRGRKLSIMKEDSPTQLDVSGITCLDPDSNYNTPHGLGNAESSRQAETSNFPIISVTQDAEFRINNILNDVKVDLSKDLMIDSTVSPILDAPRKSLEIEMHSSKTETPKTNTSLIKKTSSLEKIINRFKKVRANVIPQSLNDVKTIVEEKENVNFDVYTANRVLLPDLLSPSCSTLGVRSNVNYLDQLCFDMEEGERRKPRESLGTALGVDKTFLDQFELID; the protein is encoded by the exons ATGGCTACGATATTAATGCAAAGAGATCTTGTTGTGACGCTTAAAAaggaaacaaatttaaatattggattACTCAGCAAGCTACATCCTATGCTTCCAGATTTATCTCATTTAATATTCAAGGATAATGCTCTTGATAAACCtactcaaaatttatttaatcatttatctTACTATTTGGTGTCTATAGTTGATTCTCACGTACACGCATCTCTAACATGGCCCCTTTACGACACGAAGGCTGAAAGAATATATAGAAATGAACTATCAATTTTTATTAGCGATTATAGTTCTAAAGGCTTACTCACACATGTTATGTCTTCATATTTAGTAAATCCTGGTTGTTTTAAAGTAACCGTGCTCTTGTTTCAACTCTCACAGTTGGCGGTAAATCGTTTGCTCGTatcgaaaattataaaagatagtaaaaaaactttgtacAACACCATGactgataaatataaatctcaAGAAAAAGAAGGTTTTGTCGAATGTATTGAAAAAGAAACAGATATAATGTTGAGcaaattttctaattatttgtGTAAGAGACAGATTATGGAAAAATCAGCGGCATTATTTCGTAAGAGAATAACAGAAATGGAAAGTAAAATGTGCTCCTTGAATGCCCAGGGTTATATCAACAATTTGGTTGACAACTTCATAAATAACAATGCATTAGAAGACAATTTCAAGAATgatcttttaaaaattaagaatgtCAATGAACATCCAATGTTCTTTCAAAATTGGCTTATGGAAACGGATAAGAAGTTAAATAATCTTGAAACCGAATGGAATTCAAAAGTTTCACCGTTGTTGACGAGATGCAAATCCATAGTACAGAACACAGAAGAAATTATTCATCGACACACTGGCCAAGTGCAAAAAAGTTCCTATATGATAGAATATGACCccaagacagattcaatatgcACGTCTGAACTACAAAATCAAGTGAACAGCCAACAGAAATACATACTCAGGAATCTAGAGAAGGATGGCGTACAAAATTTTCCGAATCTAATCAGGGCATTTCTCATATCAATATgtttcattttgaaaaataacGAGATTGGTGatgaaatttataactttaataaatacttgGAAGGTGGGGAAAAGAATTTCAAAGAAGTTGTTAGTGCTTTAAAAGTATTGATAGAAAGAGTTTTAAATGCCGAAGCAAAATTACag TCTATACCCATTGCATATGATGATATGGTCTCAATAAAGGATTACCCAGAAATACCTCCAATGCCTGACTTATCAGAGTTGAAAATGAACAGGGATCAGTACCAAGTCTTCTTTGATACATTCACACCGCTAAATCTctacaaacataaatttaatttacgaaaaCGTACAAGCGGTAACTTCCTTAAACCCCAACCAAAGTCGTTAATCACACCATTTTATCAAGCTTCTAAAGAAGATTTTATGAAAAGTTTAATATCATGTCGCGTAAGTTCCTATGATATTGCAAATACGACACACAATAATCACAATATGTCTGTCATTTCTAATATAAAGGTCAATGAGACAATATCGGAATGTGCATCTGGCTTTACAAAACAGCAGATCATCCGACTGCTCTCTACAAAGAAATCTAGTAGCTCGAAGAAATTCAAATACAAGCAAGAAAGACcggatattaatattaagaaaggAGGTTTATTTAATGAATCTGTTAATTCAAATGAAAGTAATGGTCTATTTCGTAGTTATTCATCACCAAATCTGTTTGAAAATAGAGAGAAGAGATCACTTAATAACATAAGAGGCAGGAAACTTTCAATTATGAAAGAGGACAGTCCAACGCAACTTGATGTTTCTGGAATTACTTGCTTAGATCCCGATAGCAATTATAATACACCACATGGTCTAGGTAACGCCGAGAGTTCTAGACAAGCGGAAACATCAAATTTTCCAATTATATCGGTGACACAAGATGCggaatttagaataaataatattcttaatgatGTCAAAGTTGATTTGAGTAAAGATTTAATGATTGACAGTACTGTATCACCCATATTAGATGCACCGAGGAAGAGTTTGGAAATAGAAATGCATTCGTCAAAAACTGAAACACCGAAAACAAATACATCACTCATTAAAAAGACAAGTtcgttagaaaaaataataaacagatttaaaaaagttaGGGCTAATGTTATACCACAGAGTTTAAATGACGTGAAAACAATTGTCGAAGAGAAGGAGAATGTAAATTTTGATGTTTACACTGCAAATAGAGTATTATTGCCGGATCTATTGAGTCCCAGTTGCAGCACTCTGGGAGTGAGGTCGAATGTTAATTATTTGGATCAATTATGCTTTGATATGGAAGAAGGTGAACGTAGGAAGCCTCGGGAGAGCTTAGGAACCGCACTGGGcgttgataaaacatttttagaccAATTTGAATTAATAGACTGA
- the LOC124539818 gene encoding nucleolar protein 56, whose protein sequence is MSKLYVLYEHSAGFALFRVAEFEELAAFLPQVEESVTDLQRFNSVVTLIAFQPFKSAITALENINAISEGILPEDLNLFLEGGLPKRKKRGKCTLGVSDPKLGAAISEALEIPCSHTGAVPEVLRGIRHHFHALIKGLTPKACSVAQLGLGHSYSRARVKFNVHRVDNMIIQSIALLDQLDKDVNTFSMRIREWYSYHFPELVSIVPENYLYSKCAEYIKDRKTLSEESVEPLTEILGDSEKAQAIIDASKMSMGMDISPVDLINIQMFAGRVVALSNYRKEIAEYLHTKMTSVAPNLTTLIGDQVGARLISKAGSLTSLAKYPASTLQILGAEKALFRALKTRSKTPKYGLLYHSTFIGRAGLKNKGRISRYLANKCSIASRIDCFSENQTTVYGEKLRQQVEDRLKFYETGDIPMKNIDVMKQAMEEVAQQDAQAADVSNVQEADVSVSKKKKKKKEKKEQEVAMDED, encoded by the exons ATG aGTAAGCTGTATGTGCTCTATGAGCACAGCGCAGGCTTTGCCCTGTTTCGAGTAGCTGAGTTTGAAGAGCTAGCAGCATTCTTACCACAAGTCGAGGAATCAGTGACTGACCTACAGAGGTTCAATTCTGTGGTGACCCTGATAGCATTTCAACCATTTAAATCTGCAATAACTGCTTTAGAGAATATCAACGCAATTTCAGAAG gTATTCTACCAGAAGACCTCAACCTCTTCTTGGAAGGTGGTCTACCCAAACGCAAGAAGCGTGGGAAATGCACACTCGGTGTTTCTGACCCTAAACTCGGTGCTGCTATTAGTGAAGCATTGGAAATTCCTTGCTCACACACTGGCGCTGTACCAGAGGTGCTTAGAG GTATAAGACACCATTTCCACGCCCTCATCAAAGGACTAACTCCAAAAGCATGCAGTGTGGCTCAGCTAGGTCTCGGCCACTCTTACTCGCGAGCTCGCGTCAAGTTCAATGTACATCGTGTGGACAACATGATCATACAATCAATAGCTCTGCTGGACCAGCTGGATAAAGATGTCAATACATTTTCAATGAGAATCAg agaaTGGTATTCTTACCACTTCCCAGAGCTTGTTAGTATTGTACCAGAGAATTACCTCTACTCAAAGTGTGCGGAGTACATCAAAGATCGTAAAACACTCTCAGAAGAATCTGTCGAACCATTAACAGAGATCCTCGGTGACTCGGAGAAGGCACAAGCTATTATTGATGCATCGAAAATGTCTATGGGAATGGATATATCACCcgttgatttaattaatatacaaatgtttGCTGGAAGAGTTGTTGCATTGAGTAATTACAG gaaagAAATAGCAGAGTATTTACATACAAAGATGACCTCTGTGGCTCCAAACCTTACAACACTTATCGGGGACCAGGTGGGAGCTCGCCTCATCTCCAAAGCTGGTTCTCTTACCAGTCTAGCAAAGTACCCGGCATCCACATTACAAATCCTGG GTGCGGAGAAAGCACTTTTCCGAGCTCTGAAGACCCGTTCCAAGACACCTAAGTACGGTCTTCTATATCACTCAACTTTCATCGGGCGAGCCGGCCTTAAGAACAAGGGACGTATCAGTCGCTACCTCGCAAACAAGTGCTCTATCGCTTCTAGGATTGACTGCTTCTCCG aaAATCAAACAACTGTGTATGGTGAGAAACTCCGTCAGCAAGTTGAAGACAGATTAAAGTTTTACGAGACCGGTGACATTCCAATGAAGAATATAGACGTAATGAAACAGGCAATGGAAGAAGTAGCACAGCAGGACGCACAGGCTGCAGATGTGAGCAATGTCCAGGAAGCAGATGTGAGCGTCagtaagaagaagaagaagaagaaggaaAAGAAAGAACAAGAAGTAGCCATGGATGAGGATTAG